In the genome of Vanacampus margaritifer isolate UIUO_Vmar chromosome 1, RoL_Vmar_1.0, whole genome shotgun sequence, one region contains:
- the naa80 gene encoding N-alpha-acetyltransferase 80: MATADTADWLFQGRADPANERDTKDMTESGMPVTRDRLDMNPHFQRVSELSILDDKIETKSQTETAEKIRVTPIHLRLDLLLPCADLVNSEWQRSQTARVHSLQKSCPDFPICLVLLQGPKDAEKMLGHARLSRVVGRGDALFVESVVVSKAERGKGYGRTLMEKTERYAKRRGFKRLCLTTHDKQHFYAHLGYTLSTPVQNAGAMASFVPMEMLLRFSTIPNSEVNIQKQTQKVEKGNPVGTNGPPRPIPPPPPTSFKPPPPPPPSIPPPAEGAPVIQTLTATPYRDAKGASIFWMHKDL, encoded by the exons ATGGCAACTGCGGACACGGCAGACTGGCTGTTTCAGGGGCGAGCGGACCCGGCAAACGAGCGCGACACGAAAGACAT GACTGAATCTGGAATGCCAGTGACCAGAGACAGGCTTGATATGAACCCTCATTTTCAGAGAGTCTCTGAGCTTTCAATTTTGGATGATAAAATTGAAACAAAGAGCCAAACTGAAACGGCAGAGAAGATACGCGTTACTCCCATCCACCTCCGCCTGGACCTGCTGCTTCCCTGCGCTGACCTGGTCAACTCTGAGTGGCAGAGGAGCCAGACTGCCCGTGTTCACTCGCTGCAGAAATCCTGCCCGGACTTCCCCATCTGCCTGGTTCTCCTACAGGGTCCCAAAGATGCCGAGAAGATGCTGGGACACGCCCGGCTATCTAGAGTTGTAGGCCGCGGCGACGCCCTGTTTGTAGAGTCGGTGGTCGTGTCGAAGGCGGAGAGAGGGAAAGGCTACGGGCGAACTCTGATGGAGAAGACTGAGCGCTATGCCAAAAGGCGAGGGTTCAAACGATTGTGCTTGACCACCCATGATAAGCAGCACTTCTACGCCCACCTCGGCTACACGCTGTCAACGCCGGTGCAGAACGCAGGAGCCATGGCGTCGTTTGTTCCTATGGAGATGCTTCTCAGGTTCTCCACCATTCCTAATTCAGAGGttaacattcaaaaacaaacacaaaaggtaGAAAAAGGGAACCCTGTTGGGACTAATGGACCTCCTCGTCCGATACCACCACCACCTCCGACCTCTTTCAAACCTCCTCCTCCGCCacctccctccatccctcctcCAGCTGAAGGTGCACCCGTGATTCAGACTCTCACAGCAACCCCCTACAGAGACGCAAAGGGAGCATCCATTTTTTGGATGCACAAGGACCTCTAA